The following proteins are co-located in the Candidatus Binataceae bacterium genome:
- a CDS encoding serine hydrolase, which translates to MLLVTLIVALAIAGCKRATTAVPRADPNGCGDPIGSIEGWQVATPESVGLSKAALCPMVKWLAESKLDNVHAVLVVRHGKLVFEQYFTGDDEHLGSKAGIVTFGPTVRHDERSVSKSVVSLVMGIAIDHGWIKSIEAPIFSFFPEYTSLSTPEKNRITIRDLLTMSSGLEWHEEDVPYTSPDNSEIVMDRSSDPTRAALAPDLVAAPGKIWNYNSGSTELLGAILKKATGKAVDQLAATLLFAPLGITDFTWYKHPNGSPHAAGGLRLRPRDLAKIGQLILQRGSWNRTQVISSAWIDAATAPHIMGEVLFFYGYQFWLGRSLVNGHEVKWTAAVGLGGQRLYVIPELDMVVALNSGMYASDRQGRVALQVLDRYVMPAVEHSG; encoded by the coding sequence ATGCTTCTCGTTACGCTGATCGTCGCGCTTGCGATCGCGGGTTGCAAACGCGCGACGACTGCAGTGCCTCGGGCGGACCCGAATGGGTGCGGGGACCCGATTGGCAGCATTGAGGGCTGGCAAGTCGCGACGCCTGAGAGCGTGGGCCTGTCGAAGGCCGCGCTCTGCCCGATGGTCAAGTGGCTCGCCGAATCGAAGCTTGACAATGTTCACGCGGTGTTAGTCGTACGCCATGGAAAGCTGGTGTTCGAGCAATACTTCACGGGGGACGATGAGCATCTGGGGAGCAAGGCCGGAATCGTGACATTTGGGCCAACCGTTCGCCATGACGAGCGTTCGGTAAGCAAGAGCGTGGTATCGCTGGTGATGGGAATTGCGATCGATCACGGTTGGATCAAAAGCATCGAGGCCCCGATATTCTCGTTCTTTCCGGAGTACACCAGCCTCAGCACTCCGGAGAAAAACCGCATCACGATTCGCGATTTACTTACGATGTCTTCAGGGCTTGAGTGGCATGAGGAAGATGTTCCCTATACGAGTCCCGACAACAGTGAAATCGTGATGGACCGCTCCTCCGATCCTACGCGCGCCGCGTTGGCGCCTGACCTGGTCGCGGCGCCGGGCAAGATCTGGAACTACAATTCCGGATCGACGGAGTTGCTAGGCGCGATTCTGAAGAAAGCAACGGGAAAGGCCGTCGACCAGTTGGCGGCCACGCTGTTATTCGCACCCCTCGGGATCACCGATTTCACCTGGTACAAACATCCGAACGGCAGCCCGCACGCGGCAGGGGGCCTTCGATTGCGCCCCCGGGATCTCGCGAAGATAGGACAGCTGATTCTTCAGCGAGGGTCATGGAACCGAACGCAAGTGATCTCCTCGGCGTGGATCGATGCGGCCACCGCGCCGCACATCATGGGTGAGGTTCTGTTTTTTTACGGATACCAGTTCTGGCTAGGCCGCTCGCTGGTCAATGGCCACGAAGTGAAATGGACCGCCGCGGTGGGGCTCGGCGGACAGCGACTGTATGTTATACCGGAGCTCGACATGGTGGTCGCCCTAAACTCGGGGATGTACGCGAGCGATCGGCAGGGCCGGGTCGCCCTGCAAGTTCTCGATCGCTACGTGATGCCCGCAGTCGAGCACTCCGGATAG
- a CDS encoding HD domain-containing protein: MSPTVAGIKIPDSKMARDLTELIRDKEPDLLFHHSSRVFLFGALTGQRRGLRYDPELLYVGAMFHDLALTEAYRDSQLRFEVDGANAARNFLRSYGLPEESIETVWTAIALHTTPGIPEHMKAEVALVTAGVEMDVLGIAYDQFKAEDRETVVAAHPRGTSFKKNIIDAFYRGMKHRPDSTFGTVNDDVLALKDQHFQRTDFCKVILGSAWTN; encoded by the coding sequence ATGTCTCCTACAGTAGCTGGCATTAAGATCCCGGACAGCAAGATGGCGCGTGATTTGACCGAGCTGATACGCGACAAAGAACCGGACCTGCTATTCCACCATTCCTCACGAGTCTTTTTATTCGGCGCCCTCACGGGTCAACGCAGAGGCCTGCGCTACGACCCCGAGCTGCTCTATGTCGGTGCAATGTTTCACGATCTCGCCTTGACCGAAGCGTACCGCGACTCGCAGTTGCGGTTCGAAGTCGACGGAGCGAACGCAGCTCGCAACTTCCTGCGAAGTTACGGCTTGCCTGAGGAGTCGATTGAGACCGTCTGGACTGCAATCGCTCTGCACACGACGCCTGGGATTCCGGAACACATGAAGGCGGAGGTGGCGCTGGTTACGGCTGGTGTCGAAATGGATGTTCTCGGAATCGCTTATGATCAGTTTAAGGCGGAGGATCGAGAGACCGTGGTCGCTGCTCACCCGCGCGGGACGAGCTTCAAGAAGAACATCATCGATGCCTTCTATCGGGGTATGAAGCACCGGCCGGACAGCACTTTCGGCACCGTGAATGATGATGTGCTTGCACTTAAGGACCAGCATTTCCAACGCACTGATTTTTGCAAAGTGATCCTCGGGTCTGCCTGGACAAACTGA
- a CDS encoding nitroreductase family deazaflavin-dependent oxidoreductase encodes MSEKEQYEKLPAGMPKWLRDHVELYLSDPDKAHLWDSTVGGGPGPLPTLLLIARGAKSGKLRPLPLLYQEMDGKYVIIGSKGGAPTHPGWYVNLKANPECEIWVGSKRMRARARTASGDERTHGWKKMAAMYPPYDDYQKRAGSRQIPVVVLQPTGPA; translated from the coding sequence ATGAGCGAGAAGGAACAGTACGAGAAGCTCCCGGCAGGAATGCCGAAGTGGCTGAGGGACCATGTGGAACTATATCTCTCCGATCCCGACAAGGCTCATCTGTGGGATTCAACCGTAGGGGGTGGGCCGGGCCCGCTGCCGACGCTGCTCCTAATCGCGCGCGGCGCGAAGAGCGGCAAGCTCCGACCGCTGCCGCTTCTCTATCAGGAGATGGATGGGAAATACGTCATCATCGGCTCGAAGGGCGGCGCGCCGACCCACCCGGGCTGGTACGTGAATCTGAAGGCGAATCCGGAGTGCGAAATCTGGGTCGGCTCAAAGCGAATGCGCGCCCGTGCACGCACCGCAAGCGGCGATGAACGAACGCACGGCTGGAAGAAGATGGCGGCGATGTATCCGCCTTACGACGACTACCAGAAGCGAGCGGGTTCGCGGCAGATCCCGGTGGTTGTTCTCCAGCCTACTGGCCCGGCATGA
- the yghU gene encoding glutathione-dependent disulfide-bond oxidoreductase has translation MSEYIPPKVWTWNKASGGRFANINRPIAGPTHDKELPVGRHPIQLYSLGTPNGVKVTIMLEELLALGHTGAEYDAWLINIGAGDQFGSGFVAVNPNSKIPALVDRSGPMPIRVFESGAILLYLAEKFGAFVPGEVGGRAECWSWLFWQMGSAPYLGGGFGHFYAYAPEKIEYAIDRYAMEVKRQLDVLDQRLAQSEYIAGSAYTIADMAIFPWYGALAKGELYGGGEFLSAQDYKNVHRWADTLIKRPAVKRGRMVNRVFGEPSSQLHERHDASDFDTKTADKLAAGS, from the coding sequence ATGAGCGAGTATATCCCCCCTAAAGTTTGGACGTGGAACAAGGCGAGCGGCGGCCGGTTCGCAAACATCAACCGCCCCATCGCCGGGCCGACGCACGACAAGGAGCTGCCCGTAGGCCGCCATCCCATCCAGCTCTATTCACTCGGCACGCCCAACGGCGTGAAAGTGACGATAATGTTGGAGGAACTCCTGGCCCTCGGCCACACTGGCGCGGAGTACGACGCATGGCTGATTAATATCGGAGCTGGCGATCAGTTCGGCAGCGGCTTCGTCGCCGTTAACCCGAACTCCAAGATTCCGGCACTGGTAGATCGCAGCGGTCCTATGCCGATCAGGGTTTTCGAGTCGGGCGCGATCCTACTCTATCTGGCCGAGAAGTTCGGCGCGTTCGTACCAGGAGAGGTCGGCGGGCGCGCCGAATGCTGGTCATGGCTATTTTGGCAAATGGGAAGCGCGCCCTACCTGGGCGGCGGATTCGGCCACTTCTACGCGTATGCTCCGGAAAAAATCGAATATGCAATCGATCGGTATGCCATGGAGGTGAAGCGACAACTCGATGTGCTCGACCAACGACTCGCACAGAGTGAGTATATCGCGGGAAGCGCCTACACGATCGCCGATATGGCCATCTTCCCTTGGTATGGCGCGCTGGCGAAGGGCGAGCTCTATGGAGGAGGCGAGTTCCTGAGCGCGCAAGATTACAAGAACGTGCATCGCTGGGCGGACACGCTCATCAAGCGCCCGGCCGTAAAGCGAGGACGGATGGTCAATCGAGTTTTCGGAGAGCCGTCGAGCCAGTTGCACGAGCGCCACGACGCGAGCGATTTCGACACCAAAACGGCGGACAAACTCGCCGCAGGAAGCTGA
- a CDS encoding LLM class flavin-dependent oxidoreductase, translating to MKVSIGIGGAASGQRRDFDEQVEYVVEAEKLGIDAVWTAEAWGQDAIAPLAYLAARTSRIRLGTGIMQISARVPAMTAMTALTMAAISKDRFILGLGTSGPQVVEGLQGQPFKAPLTRLRETVEIIKLAFAGEKIEYHGKYHELPLPGGQGKALRLSHPGNSNIPIYLATLKPQALEYTGAVADGWLGTSFMPEHAAAHLDYLRRGAEKSGRSLAGIEIEVGGTVAFGDNLDVLVEPLKPAMAFTLGAMGSARTNFYNDAFKRAGWEAVAREVQRLWIAGKRTEAIATVPSEMVVQANLLGNAEMVRERIQAYKNAGVTRLRVAPMGHSLREKIATLGKVMDLANAINGTAE from the coding sequence ATGAAAGTCAGCATTGGGATCGGCGGTGCGGCCTCGGGCCAAAGACGCGACTTCGACGAACAGGTCGAATACGTCGTCGAGGCGGAAAAGCTCGGCATCGATGCGGTCTGGACCGCCGAAGCATGGGGGCAGGACGCGATTGCACCGCTTGCCTACCTCGCCGCGCGCACAAGCCGGATCCGCCTCGGCACCGGCATCATGCAGATCAGCGCGCGGGTGCCCGCGATGACAGCGATGACAGCGCTGACGATGGCTGCCATCAGCAAAGATCGCTTCATCCTGGGCCTCGGGACGAGCGGTCCGCAGGTTGTCGAAGGCCTGCAAGGCCAGCCATTCAAAGCGCCGCTGACACGGCTCAGAGAAACCGTAGAGATCATTAAACTGGCGTTCGCCGGCGAAAAGATCGAGTATCATGGCAAATATCACGAATTGCCGTTGCCGGGCGGACAAGGCAAGGCGCTCAGGTTGTCACATCCCGGCAATTCCAATATTCCGATTTACTTGGCGACCCTCAAACCCCAAGCATTGGAATATACGGGTGCGGTGGCCGATGGTTGGCTCGGCACGTCGTTTATGCCGGAACACGCAGCAGCTCACCTCGACTATCTGCGCCGGGGCGCCGAAAAGTCTGGGCGCAGCCTGGCCGGCATCGAGATTGAGGTCGGCGGCACGGTCGCGTTCGGCGATAATCTTGATGTGCTCGTGGAGCCGTTGAAGCCCGCGATGGCTTTTACGCTCGGTGCAATGGGGTCTGCGAGGACGAACTTCTACAACGACGCATTCAAACGGGCCGGTTGGGAGGCGGTTGCCCGCGAAGTGCAGCGTCTCTGGATCGCGGGAAAGCGTACCGAAGCCATTGCGACGGTACCTTCAGAGATGGTGGTTCAGGCGAATCTCCTGGGCAACGCCGAGATGGTGCGCGAGCGAATTCAGGCCTACAAGAACGCGGGCGTCACGAGGCTGCGCGTCGCGCCGATGGGGCATAGCCTTCGCGAGAAAATTGCGACGCTCGGTAAGGTGATGGATTTGGCGAACGCGATCAACGGCACCGCTGAGTAG